Within the Thermosynechococcus sichuanensis E542 genome, the region CTATGCCCACTGGCAAACGGTGAATTATCGCGAGGCCTATAACCTTTTTGCCTGTAATGGCATCCTCTTTAACCACGAAAGTCCTCGGCGGGGGGAAACCTTTGTGACCCGCAAAATTACTCGTGCCGTTGCCCGGATTGTGGCTGGCCAGCAAAACAAGCTCTATTTGGGCAATTTGGATGCCAAGCGGGATTGGGGCTACGCCAAGGACTATGTACGTGCCATGTGGCTGATGCTGCAACAGGAGCAACCCGATGACTATGTGGTGGCCACAGGCGAAACCCACTCCGTGCGGGAATTTTTAGAACTCGCCTTTGGTCATGTCGGTCTCAACTGGCAGGACTACGTGGAATTTGACCCCCGTTATTTGCGTCCCACAGAGGTGGATTTACTCTTAGGGGATCCGACTAAGGCCAAAACCGTTTTAGGCTGGCAGCCCTCGGTTACATTTCCTGAACTGGTGGCTCTGATGGTGGAAGCGGATCTCCATGCCGTGGGGATTCAAGGCACAAACCCCAAAACCACCTCTGACACCGTGCTGGATCTCATTGCCCAGCGGCAGTTTATCAGTAAGGCAGACTAACCATGGATCTCAGTCAAAAAAGGATTCTCGTCACCGGTGGGGCGGGATTTTTGGGACGCCAAGTGGTGGCACAATTGCAAAAGGCGGGGGCAGTGCCTGAGCAGATTACGGTGGTGCGATCGCGGGACTACGACCTACGCCAACTGTCTGCTTGCCAAGCCGTTGTTCAAAACCAAGATATTGTCATTCACCTTGCCGCCCATGTGGGGGGAATTGGCCTCAATCAAGCCAAGCCCGCTGAACTCTTTTATGACAACCTGATGATGGGGGCACAACTCATTGACTGTGCCTATCGGGCGGGGGTTGAGAAATTTGTTTGTGTAGGGACGATTTGCGCCTATCCCAAATTCACCCCCGTTCCCTTCAAAGAAAGCGATCTTTGGAACGGTTACCCCGAAGAAACCAACGCCCCCTACGGCATTGCTAAAAAAGCCCTCCTCGTACAATTACAGGCCTATCGGCAACAGTATGGCTTTAATGGCATCTATCTCTTGCCTGTGAATCTTTATGGGCCGGGGGATAACTTTGACCCCCTGAGTTCCCATGTGATTCCTGCTTTAATTCGCAAAGTTGACATTGCTCAGCAACAGGGGGAGAGGGTGATTCCCGTGTGGGGGGATGGTAGTCCTAGCCGTGAATTTCTCTATGTCGAGGATGCGGCTCGCGGCATTGTCATGGCCACCCAAGCCTACGATCATCCCGATCCCATTAACCTCGGTACGGGGGAAGAAATCACCATTAAGAATTTAGTTGACCTCATCTGCGATCTGATGGACTTTCAAGGGCAGATTGAATGGCAAACCGATAAGCCCAATGGTCAACCCCGGCGTTGCTTGGACACCACTAAGGCAAAAGAAGCTTTTGGGTTTCGTGCCCAAATTTCCCTCAAAGAAGGCTTAGAACGTACAATTGCTTGGTATCGTCAGCATGCGGCATCACTATGAGAGACTGGCTTCAGATTATTAAAGAGATTGCCCAAGACATCTTCCAAGAATTAGGCAGTGGTTTCAGCGAAGCCATCTACCAAAAAGCTTTTGAGGTTGCCCTGCGGGAACGGCAAATTGAGTACGAGGAACAACGCAAGGTACCGATTTTCTTTCACGGTTATTTTGTCGGGGAAGCCATTCCCGATCTGATTGTGCGTGACAATGGTCAAGCGGTTATAGTGGTTGAACTCAAGGCTGTTCAGAATATCGGCGATAAGGAAGCCAAGCAAGTCAAGAAGTACATGGAGACCCTCAAAATTCCTGTGGGGGTTGTCGTCAACTTTCCCACTTCCACAACAGCGGATCACCCACAAATTATTGAAGTGAACCTAAGTTCTTAGTCATTATCCAGCACAATAATTGCGAATCACCTCATCAATCGAACCGTTTGACTCTACATGCATCCGGGTCCGTTTCACCGCCCTAAAGTCGTGCTCAATCACGTTCAAATCAGGAGAGTAACACCCCGTGACCCGCTGCTTTGACCACTTCCTGAATTGCCCCTTTCGGCTGAATCGGTGCATTATGCAATAACTACAAGAGCTGTATTGCAGAAAGTCCTAGCCAAATGAGATGCTAACTTCATCCCAGCGGCCTGACGGCGCAATTGCCTTCAGCTCATCCGCAGACTTAAATTTTGTACCTTTTTGAATTTGCTGGATGATTTTTTCAGCTTCTTCAACTTTTAAGCCTAGCACACGTTTGGTAAGATTCTCAGCCTTTTTGCAGCGATTGATCGACACAGGTGAATTCAATTTTGTTTTCCTAGGGATACCTTGCTTCAACTCAGCAAAGTTTCTTTTGAATTCATCCAATTCCTGAGCAATTTTTTCGAGTCTATCTATAATGGGTTTAATTTGGTCATTGAAGCTCTTTTGAAATTCATTAAATAATGTCATAAATGATTGGGAGTCTTGATTAACCAAGTTGCTTCCCTCTGGTGTTTGTAAATAAGAGCTACCATTTTGAGAATTTATTTGCAAAATAGACTTAAGTCTTTCTTGGAAGGTTAGAACTTCTTCATCTTCAAGCTCAATTCTTGATGCCCATAGTTGATTGATACCCAATTCACGGGCAAATTCAACGACCTCTTTACCAAAGATAACTTCATACGCTGTGTCGCCTTCTGGTGTCGTGACTGGACGAATAATGACAGGTATGAGATTAGTTTTATATTTGTCTAAGTCCTCACGGATCAGTTGTGGTGAAGCAGAGAATAAGTCTTTGGGGTAGGTCTCTGGTACTATCAGATAATCAATATGAATCTGACCCTGATGCGTCTGATGTAAGCCGAGGTGCTTCGAGATTTGATTGGAGTAACTCATACTTTACAACGCCTGAGTAGAAAGATAGCGAGCTAAATTTTCAAATGAAGTCGTTAAATCATCAATGGATTCTTTACCTGATCGATCTAATTCTTCATAAAACTTTCTACTGAATATCGGTTGCTGAGACTCTGTGGCGCGCAACATCACAACTCGGTGTGCAATCCATGTTGATTCGGGTAGAATTTGCACTGTCTGTCTTCCATTGGCTACTTTTTCAAGAATATTCGACAACTTCTCTTTCATCTCATAGTTAGCTGCCGATGTTGTACGATTATACATACTCACAGCGATTCCAAGGAGTCGAGGCGGAGTTTCCATGGCATCCCTGATGGCCTCAAGGCGGGCTAAAACGTACTCTATTGCCCGTATAGGGTAGGGAGCAAGTTGCGTCGGTATCAGGACTCCATCAGACGCCATCAAAGCAATGGCATTAACTTTACCAAAAGCGGGTGGTGGATCAATCAGCACAATGTCATAGCCATGGTTTTTGAGTTTGCGCTGTAATACGCGATCAATATCAATGGTGCTGACCAGTGCGGGTTCCTTATCAGCGAGGCGAATGTGGGCGGGAACAATGTCAAGGTGCAGGTTGCCCCAAGCTCTTTGATAAACTACATCTTCTAGACTTACCCTTGGCTCTAGCAATAGGTCAGCAATATCCTTCTTGCCTTGCTCTTCTACATCTTTGAGGGGGTTAATGCCGACGCCAATGGTTAAGTTGGATTGTGGGTCAATATCAATCAAGAGAACTCGCTTACCCATCGTGGCAAAGGCAGCACCAAGGTTGAGGGTCAGCGTTGTTTTACCAACGCCTCCTTTGTGATTGAAAACAGTAATGATCATGGGTGATTCCTTGGAAGTGGCTGTGGAGATAGAAAAATTCTTTGCAAGTGCCTTTTCAAAATGATGATAGACTTTGAGCTTTTGCTGGGTTAAGGCAGTGATTAGAGTAGCGGCTGCGGAGCGATGTAAAATTTTCGTCAGTTTCTGAATGGTTTTTTTATCAAGGGTGCCTGAAGCACATCTTACTTGTTGCAGTGGTTCTTTAAGAGGATTTTGATAAAAAAGGTGGTACTCGCGGCCGTTGGTCAGTAAGCCAAAAACTGCACGGGCAGCTTCCATATAGTTTCGCAGTTGCTGGCTACCGCTCAGTCGGGACTGCGCTGGAGTTTTCACCTCAATGATCAAATAGTTGAGGGGGCGATCGCCCGCCATTGGTAATGTCACCAAAAAATCAGGGTAGCCGTTGCCCATCCGAGGTTTGGCCTGATACTCAGAAGACTGATAGCCCCACTGCTTAAGCAACGGTAAGATAATTCTTTGTTCAGCATTTGCTTCATTACCCATGGGAAGCTGCGATGCAGGGAGAACGCTTTGAGGCTCATGCAAGAAAATTATCCTTGAGAACACTAAAGAAGTGGATTTGTTAACAAATCTTTGTAATACGACAGGCGGCAAGTTATTTTCCCTTTAGAAAAGGGCTGTCGCACAATAGCAATAGATGCTTGAGGTGAAGCGGATGCCCTCTCTACGTTATCTCGATGCTTTGGAGTATGCGGCTGTTCTGCATCGTGAACAAACGCGCAAGGGATCAAATGTGCCCTATATTTCCCACTTGGTTGCAGTATCCATGATCGCCCTTGAGTATGGTGCTGATGAGGATGTGGCGATCGCCAGCTTGCTTCATGATGCTGTTGAAGACCAAGGGGGACTGCCGACCCTAGAGGCTATTCGTGAGCGTTATGGCGATCGCGTTGCTGCAATTGTCCGCGCCTGTTCTGATTCAGTGGCCAATACCCTAGAAGGCGATGCAAAACTGCCTTGGGCAACTCGCAAACTGGCCTATATCAAACACATCCAACAGGGCACCACCGCCGATCGCGATGCTCAACTGGTCTCCGCCAGTGATAAATTGCACAACCTACTGTGCATTCTCAGAGATTATGGCAACGTTGGTGGTGATGTTTGGCTGCGTTTTCGAGCGGGGCGGGAGGGGGTTCTCTGGTACTACCGCGAGTTGATTGCTGCCTTTGAGAGTGCTCATCTGATTCCTTTAGGCCTGTTGGAGCAGTTGCAACACACATACCAAGAACTTAGCCATGCCGTCGAGCAGGAGGAAGGTTTTGTGCTGCCGTCTAGTGATGTGCCTGTGGCATAGGTCAAGGGCGTTACTCCCCTAGAGTCTCTGCTGGAGTAGTATCATGAAAGCAACTTCAAGCCCACTGGCGTCACCAACTTAGGAGCATCAATCAATGGATGGCTTTTGGGAAAATGTCCTGCGCTACCAACGGTATTTTGTTACGGTTCTATTGGGCGTAGTGTGGAATGTTGTTGAGCCATTGGTGCCGCTTTTGAAGCGTCCGCTGAGCGCGATCGCCCTTATTGGCCTCATGGTGGGACTCCTCACATTTGTGGCACTGACGTTACGCGCAATGTTGGGTTTAACCGCTGCATAAGGTGGTACGATGGCCTCTTCCCTGCCCATCAAGGCACAAATTGACCTGATTTTGCTGAGTCTCGAAGCCTTGGCGCATGTGGGTTCGGCAGAGGTACTGGCATTGGCAGAAGTCATGGGGTTTGAGGCCTATTTGCCGGATCGCGTGGGGTTATGGCGACTGCGGCAATCGAGTCCCCTGCGGCGGGGGCGCAATGGGCGACGTAAATTGGATGTGGATGAAGCCCGTGCCTTGGCCTTGATCTGCACCCGCTTAGCGCAGCAACACCAGCAAACCATCCGCACTGCTATTGAACGCTGGCAACAGCAAACGAGTCAAGGTCGCGCCCCCTACTTAGATCCGGTTCTCGGAGATTATATTGACCGCTTCACCAGTTTGTATCAAGAGCGGATGGCCGACAGCAGCAGGGATGGTAGTGAATTGGCACAACTGGCCTTAGATTTACTCGTGGATTTGCTCTTTTACAGTACGCCCCAAGGGGCACGTCGCCTTTGGATCACCCTGCTAGAACGCACGGCACCGCCCCCTCCTTCCCTATCGTTGGTCGAACCTGAGCCAGTACCTGCACCAGCCCCTGAATTGCCCACCCTGTTTCCCCATTCGGACGTGTAATGAGTACTACCCTCAGCTATTCTCAACCGACCTGTCAACTGGATGTTGCTGCTGAATTTTTGCCCTTCAGTCGGAAGCTGCGCCGTGCGCCGGTGCGATCGCTCCACTTTACACTGGCTCTCGGAGAAAAACTCAGCTTTGAGGGCAACGATCGCCAGCTCTATCAACTGAAAACGCTGGTCAACCAGTATATTGAAAACTTTCTTAGTTACCACCAACATCCCACGGAAGTCTCAACAGCAGGCTGGCTCTTGCGATCGCGATCGCCTCTTGAACATGAACTTCATCTACCTGATGGGCGGGTCATTCTTCTGCAACTGACAGAACTATACGATTT harbors:
- a CDS encoding DUF751 family protein, whose amino-acid sequence is MDGFWENVLRYQRYFVTVLLGVVWNVVEPLVPLLKRPLSAIALIGLMVGLLTFVALTLRAMLGLTAA
- a CDS encoding DUF3038 domain-containing protein, coding for MASSLPIKAQIDLILLSLEALAHVGSAEVLALAEVMGFEAYLPDRVGLWRLRQSSPLRRGRNGRRKLDVDEARALALICTRLAQQHQQTIRTAIERWQQQTSQGRAPYLDPVLGDYIDRFTSLYQERMADSSRDGSELAQLALDLLVDLLFYSTPQGARRLWITLLERTAPPPPSLSLVEPEPVPAPAPELPTLFPHSDV
- a CDS encoding HD domain-containing protein yields the protein MPSLRYLDALEYAAVLHREQTRKGSNVPYISHLVAVSMIALEYGADEDVAIASLLHDAVEDQGGLPTLEAIRERYGDRVAAIVRACSDSVANTLEGDAKLPWATRKLAYIKHIQQGTTADRDAQLVSASDKLHNLLCILRDYGNVGGDVWLRFRAGREGVLWYYRELIAAFESAHLIPLGLLEQLQHTYQELSHAVEQEEGFVLPSSDVPVA
- a CDS encoding GDP-L-fucose synthase family protein, with the translated sequence MDLSQKRILVTGGAGFLGRQVVAQLQKAGAVPEQITVVRSRDYDLRQLSACQAVVQNQDIVIHLAAHVGGIGLNQAKPAELFYDNLMMGAQLIDCAYRAGVEKFVCVGTICAYPKFTPVPFKESDLWNGYPEETNAPYGIAKKALLVQLQAYRQQYGFNGIYLLPVNLYGPGDNFDPLSSHVIPALIRKVDIAQQQGERVIPVWGDGSPSREFLYVEDAARGIVMATQAYDHPDPINLGTGEEITIKNLVDLICDLMDFQGQIEWQTDKPNGQPRRCLDTTKAKEAFGFRAQISLKEGLERTIAWYRQHAASL
- a CDS encoding GxxExxY protein, encoding MRDWLQIIKEIAQDIFQELGSGFSEAIYQKAFEVALRERQIEYEEQRKVPIFFHGYFVGEAIPDLIVRDNGQAVIVVELKAVQNIGDKEAKQVKKYMETLKIPVGVVVNFPTSTTADHPQIIEVNLSS
- the gmd gene encoding GDP-mannose 4,6-dehydratase, translated to MGDRKRALITGITGQDGSYLSELLLEKGYEVHGIIRRTSTFNTDRIDHIYVDPHQEDAALRLHYGDLTDGGTLRRILELSQPDEIYNLGAQSHVRVSFDAPQYTVETVAMGTLRLLEAIREYQERTGKQVKFYQAGSSEMFGLVQEVPQRETTPFYPRSPYACAKVYAHWQTVNYREAYNLFACNGILFNHESPRRGETFVTRKITRAVARIVAGQQNKLYLGNLDAKRDWGYAKDYVRAMWLMLQQEQPDDYVVATGETHSVREFLELAFGHVGLNWQDYVEFDPRYLRPTEVDLLLGDPTKAKTVLGWQPSVTFPELVALMVEADLHAVGIQGTNPKTTSDTVLDLIAQRQFISKAD
- a CDS encoding AAA family ATPase, whose product is MGNEANAEQRIILPLLKQWGYQSSEYQAKPRMGNGYPDFLVTLPMAGDRPLNYLIIEVKTPAQSRLSGSQQLRNYMEAARAVFGLLTNGREYHLFYQNPLKEPLQQVRCASGTLDKKTIQKLTKILHRSAAATLITALTQQKLKVYHHFEKALAKNFSISTATSKESPMIITVFNHKGGVGKTTLTLNLGAAFATMGKRVLLIDIDPQSNLTIGVGINPLKDVEEQGKKDIADLLLEPRVSLEDVVYQRAWGNLHLDIVPAHIRLADKEPALVSTIDIDRVLQRKLKNHGYDIVLIDPPPAFGKVNAIALMASDGVLIPTQLAPYPIRAIEYVLARLEAIRDAMETPPRLLGIAVSMYNRTTSAANYEMKEKLSNILEKVANGRQTVQILPESTWIAHRVVMLRATESQQPIFSRKFYEELDRSGKESIDDLTTSFENLARYLSTQAL